One window of Bos indicus isolate NIAB-ARS_2022 breed Sahiwal x Tharparkar chromosome 18, NIAB-ARS_B.indTharparkar_mat_pri_1.0, whole genome shotgun sequence genomic DNA carries:
- the KCNJ14 gene encoding ATP-sensitive inward rectifier potassium channel 14: MGLARALRRLSGALESGDDRAGDEEEAGPGLCHNGWAPAQSPVGRRRGRFVKKDGHCNVRFVNLGGQGARYLSDLFTTCVDVRWRWMCLLFSCSFLASWLLFGLAFWLIASLHGDLTAPPPPAPCFSQVASFLAAFLFALETQTSIGYGVRSVTEECPAAVAAVVLQCIAGCVLDAFVVGAVMAKMAKPKKRNETLVFSENAVVALRDRRLCLMWRVGNLRRSHLVEAHVRAQLLQPRVTPEGEYIPLDHQDVDVGFDGGTDRIFLVSPITIVHEIDSASPLYELGRAELARADFELVVILEGMVEATAMTTQCRSSYLPGELLWGHRFEPVLFQRGSQYEVDYRHFHRTYEVPGTPVCSAKELDERAERASQSPKSGFPSSLAAFCYENELALSCCQEEDEEEEATEGDAAEAEDKAASPQVLTPTLALTLPP, from the exons ATGGGCCTGGCCAGGGCCCTGCGCCGCCTCAGCGGCGCCCTGGAGTCTGGAGACGACAGGGCGGGCGATGAGGAGGAAGCGGGGCCGGGGCTGTGCCACAACGGGTGGGCGCCAGCACAGTCGCCGGTGGGGCGGCGCCGCGGGCGCTTCGTCAAGAAGGACGGGCACTGCAACGTGCGCTTCGTGAACCTGGGCGGCCAGGGCGCGCGCTACCTGAGCGACCTGTTCACCACGTGCGTGGACGTGCGCTGGCGCTGGATGTGCCTGCTCTTCTCCTGCTCCTTCCTCGCTTCCTGGCTGCTCTTCGGCCTGGCCTTCTGGCTCATCGCCTCCCTGCACGGCGACCTGACTGCCCCGCCGCCGCCCGCACCCTGCTTCTCGCAGGTGGCCAGCTTCCTGGCCGCCTTCCTCTTCGCGCTGGAGACGCAGACGTCCATCGGCTACGGCGTGCGCAGCGTCACCGAGGAGTGCCCGGCCGCCGTGGCCGCCGTGGTGCTCCAGTGCATCGCCGGCTGCGTGCTAGACGCCTTCGTCGTGGGCGCCGTCATGGCCAAGATGGCCAAGCCCAAGAAGCGCAACGAGACGCTGGTCTTCAGCGAGAACGCCGTCGTGGCGCTGCGCGACCGCCGCCTCTGCCTCATGTGGCGCGTCGGCAACCTGCGCCGCAGTCATCTCGTTGAGGCCCACGTGCGGGCCCAGCTACTGCAG CCTCGAGTGACCCCGGAGGGTGAGTACatacctctggaccaccaggatgTGGACGTGGGCTTTGATGGTGGCACTGATCGCATCTTCCTTGTGTCTCCCATCACCATCGTGCATGAGATTGACTCCGCCAGTCCTCTCTACGAACTAGGACGGGCTGAGCTGGCCCGGGCTGACTTTGAGCTGGTGGTCATTCTCGAGGGCATGGTCGAGGCCACAGCTATGACCACACAGTGTCGCTCTTCCTACCTCCCTGGTGAGCTGCTCTGGGGCCATCGTTTCGAGCCAGTCCTCTTCCAGCGTGGCTCTCAGTACGAGGTCGACTATCGCCACTTCCATCGCACTTATGAGGTCCCAGGGACGCCTGTCTGTAGCGCCAAGGAGCTGGATGAACGGGCAGAGCGTGCCTCCCAGAGCCCCAAGTCTGGCTTCCCCAGCTCTCTGGCAGCATTCTGCTATGAGAACGAACTTGCTCTGAGCTGCTGCCAGGAAgaagatgaggaagaggaggCCACGGAGGGGGATGCGGCAGAGGCAGAGGACAAGGCTGCCAGCCCCCAAGTTCTCACACCAACCCTGGCGCTAACCTTGCCCCCATGA